The following nucleotide sequence is from Streptomyces sp. NBC_00239.
CTCCTCGCTGGTCGCGCCGACGACCAGCTCGCCGTTCTCGCGCGGCACCAGGTAGACGTGACTGCCGCGCACCACGGCCCGTACGGTCCGCTGGAGGAACGGCGCGTACGCGGACGGCACGGTCAGGCGCAGCACCTGGCCCTTGACCGGCCGCACCGGCGGCAGGACCTGCGGGGGCACCCCGGCCAGCCGGCCGCTGAGCGAGCCCGCGGCCAGGACCACCTGGCCGGCGGTGAGGGCGGTGCCGTCGGCGAGCACCGCGCCGGCGGCCCGGTCGCGGACGACCGTCAGCCGCTCCGCGCGGACCCGGTGGAAGACCACCCCGGCCCGCTCGCAGGCCGCGACCAGCGCCGCCGCGAGCCGCCGCGGATCGACCTGGTGGTCCCCGTCGACCCGCAGCCCGCCGCGTACGCCCGGCGCCAGCATCGGCTCCAGGCGCCGGCACTCGCGGCCGGTCAGCCACTCCGACTCCAGACCGCAGCGCCGCTGCAGGGCGTGCAGTTCCCGCAGGTGGGCACGGTCGTCCGCGTCGAGGGCGGTCGCCAGGGTGCCGCAGGCGCGGTAGCCGATGTCCAGGCCGCCGCTCGCGTCGGCGAGTTCGGCCGCGAACTGCGGATAGCGGGCCGCGGAGGCGAGGTTGAGACCCAGCAGGGTCTCCTCGCCGTAGTGCAGCTCGGTGACGGCGGCGAGCATGCCCGCCGCGACCTGCGCGGCCCCGCCGCCCGGCGCCGGATCGGCCAGCGCGGTGCGCAGCCCCAGCCGGGCCGCGCGCCAGGCCGTGACCAGGCCGATGATGCCGCCCCCGATGACGAGGACGTCCGATCCGCGGCGCTCCGCGGATCTCACAGTGGATGCAAGCATGGGTGTCCAGCCCCTCCCTTCGCCGGCATGACCCGGATCAGGTTCGTACGGTCGGAGGCCGCCCAGCCTCCCTCTCAGCCCGGTGCGCCCGGACTCCCGCGATAGGTACGGTGGCCAGACTAGCGGCCTCGGGGAAGCGGGGTGCGGCTCCGCGTCGTCCGGTGCGTGCGATCGGCGTGCCGGCCGAAGGCACTCGTACCGGAGTACTCGGGTCTTCGCCCGGTGCGGCGGGGGTGCGTGCCGGGCGGCGCGGGGCCGTGCCCCGCTTCCCCGAGACCGCTCGGCGGCCGGCGCGAGCGGCGGTGAGGCGGCCCGGCGGCGGCGCCCGCCGACCGCCCGGACACCCCTCCACCGATGCTCTACCTAACGAATCATCAGGTCGTTAGGGTGGGCCGCGTGAGCGATCAGCAGAGTCGGACAGAGCGGCGCGTCGTCATCGTCGGCGCGGGAATGGCCGGCGTACAGACGGCCGTGGCCCTGCGCGAGCAGGGATTCACCGGCCCGGTGACCCTGCTGGGCGCCGAACCCCACCAGCCCTACGACCGGCCCCCGCTGTCCAAGGCGGTCCTGCTGGGCAAGGCCGAGGACTCCGCGTTCGCGGTGGACTTCGAGGACCTCGGCGTCGAACTGCGGCTCGGCGTGGAGGTCACCGGGCTGCGCGCCGCCGACCACGAGCTCGACACCGAGGCCGGCCCGGTCCCGTACGACGTGCTCGTGCTCGCCACCGGCGCCGAGCCCGTCACCCTGCCCGGCGACCCCGTCCCGGGCGTCCACCTGCTGCGGACCGTCGACGACGCCGTCCGGCTGCGGCCCGTCCTCGCCGACCGGCACTCCGTCGTGGTGGTCGGCGCGGGCTGGATCGGCGCCGAGTTCACCACCGCCGCCCGCGAGGCCGGCTGCCCCGTCACGGTCGTCGAGGCCGCCGGCCGGCCGCTCGCCGGAGCCCTGCCCGCCGAGGTCACCGCCCCCATGGCCGCCTGGTACGAAGCGGCCGGCGCCCGGCTGCTCACCGGAACCAAGGTCGCCGCCCTGGAGCCGGGCCGGGTGCTGCTCGGCGACGGCACCGAACTGCCCGCCGACGCGGTCGTCGTCGGCATCGGCGCCCGGCCCGCCACCGGCTGGCTCGCCGGATCCGGGATCGAGCGCGGCGCGGACGGCTCGGTGACCGCCGACGGCCGGCTGCGCACCTCGCTGCCCGAGGTGTACGCGGTCGGCGACTGCGCCTCCTTCCCCTCCGCCCGCTACGGCGAACGGCTCCTCGTCCACCACTGGGACAACGCCCTCCAGGGCCCCCGCACGGTCGCCGCGAACATCCTGGCCGACGCGGCGGGCGGGCCGGAGGCGGTTTACGACCCGGTGCCGTACTTCTGGTCCGAGCAGTTCGGACGCTTCGTGCAGTACGCCGGCCACCACGCCGACGGCGACACCCTGCTGTGGCGCGGCGACCCGGCCGCGGACACCTGGTCGGTGTGCTGGCTGCGCGGCGAGGCCCTGGTCGCGGTGCTCGCCGTGGGCCGGCCGCGGGACCTCGCGCAGGGCCGCAAGCTCATCGAGAGCGGCGCCGCCGTCGACCCGGCCGCCGCCGCGGACCCCGCGGTCCCGCTGAAGTCCGCGCTCCGATAGCCGTACGGGGCAGCACCGCGGCCGGGCGCCACGGTGCCGGGCTCGGGCGGCAGGGCGGTGCGGGGCCCCGGAAGGGCCGCGCGCGGCGGGCCCCCACCCGCCCGGCGGACGCCCGTCCGCCCGGCCCGGTTACCGGCTGTCGGTCCAAGATGGCAGGCTTGTTCCCGTGACCGAGATTGACGCAAAGATCGATGCCCTCGTCCCCGACTGGCTGTACCTCCCCGACATCGCGGAGATGCTCGACATCGAGGTGACCCGGGTCCGCCAGATGGTCAAGGAGGGCCAGCTGATCGCCGTCCGGCGGGGTGAGAACCGCGCCCTCCAGGTGCCGGCCGCCTTCATCGACGGCGACAAGGTGGTCAAGGGCCTCGTCGGCCTCCTGACCGTGCTCCGGGACGACGGCTTCCGGGACGAAGAGATCCTCGAATGGCTCTTCACCGCCGACCCGACCCTGCCCGGCACCCCCGCGCAGGCCCTGAGCGAGAATCGCGGCACGGAGGTGAAGCGCCGCGCCCAGGCGCTCGCCGTCTGACCTGATTCCGCTCCACGCGGTGTGCGGGCCCGCAACGGCCCGTACACCGCCCACCACGGGGGGTTCTCCGATGTCCGCGACGACGCATGCAGGCGCCCGAGCCCGGCTGGCCGACGCCCGGCTGTACCTGTGCACCGACGCGCGCAAGCGCCAGGGAGACCTCCCGGAATTCCTCGACGCGGTGCTCGCCGGCGGCGTGGACGTCGTCCAGCTCCGCGACAAGGGCATGGAGGCGGGCGAGGAACTGGAACACCTCCAGGTCTTCGCCGAGGCCGCCCGCCGGCACGGCAGGCTGCTCGCGGTCAACGACCGCGCCGACGTCGCGCACGCCATCGGCTCCGACGTCCTCCACCTGGGCCAGGGCGACATCCCGGTGCCCGCCGCCCGCGCCATCCTCGGCGGGGAGGTCCTGATCGGGCGCTCCTGCCACGCCGAGTCCGAGGTGGCGGCCGCCGCGGCCGAGCCGGGCGTGGACTACTTCTGCACCGGCCCCTGCTGGCCCACCCCCACCAAGCCCGGCCGCCACGCCCCCGGCCTCGACCTGGTCCGGTACACCGCGGCCCTGCGCCAAGACCGGCCCTGGTTCGCCATCGGCGGCATCGACGCGGGGAACCTGGACGAGGTGCTGGACGCCGGCGCCACCCGTGTCGTCGTCGTCCGGGCCATCACCGAGGCGGCCGATCCCGGCGCCGCGGCGGCCGACCTGGCGAAGAGGGTCCGGGCCCGCACCGCCTGACCGGGCCCCGGCTCCGGATCGCCGCGGCCCCGCCAAGTGTCCAAAGTCGTGTCCGATACGTGGACGCTTCTTTGGGGGATCATGGACCGCGTCTAACCTGCCGTTATGGCCCTTGGAACCGCGTCCACCCGGACGGACCGCGCACGCACGGTCCGCGACATCCTGGCGTCCGGAAAGGCCTCGTACTCCTTCGAGTTCTACGCCCCCCGGACGGAGAAGGGCGAGCGCACCCTCTGGAACTCGCTGCGGCGGGTCGAGGCCGTCGCCCCGAGCTTCGTCTCCGTGACCTACGGAGCCGGCGGTTCCACCCGCGGCGGCACCGTCAAGGCCACCCAGGAGATCGCGGCCGACACCACGCTGACCCCGGTCGCGCACCTGACGGCCGTCGACCACTCGGTCGCCGAGCTGCGCAACGTCCTGGGCCAGTACGCCGACGCCGGGATCCGGAACATGCTCGCGCTGCGCGGCGACCCGCCGGGCGACCCGCTCGCGGACTGGGTCGAGCACCCCGAGGGCCTGCGCTACGCCGCCGATCTGGTCCGGCTCATCAAGGAGTCCGGTGACTTCTGCGTCGGCGTCGCGGCGTTCCCCGAGATGCACCCGCGCTCCACGGACTGGGACACGGACATCCGGCACTTCGTCGACAAATGCCGCGCCGGTGCGGATTATGCGATCACACAGATGTTTTTCCACCCGGAGAGCTATCTGCGGCTGCGCGACAGCGTCGCCAAGGCCGGCTGCGAGACGCCGATCATCCCTGAAGTCATGGCCGTTGTGAACGCAAGGACCCTCGACCGGCTGCCCCAGCTCAGCAACGCGCACTTCCCCGAGGATGTGAAAGACCGCATCCTCGCGGTCAAGGACGATCCGGCCGCTGTACGCTCCATTGGCATCGAGTTCGCCACGGAGTTCTGCGCGCGGCTGCTCTCCGAGGGCGTGCCGGGGCTGCACTTCATCACGAACAACTCCACGGCCACCCTCGAGATCTACGAGAACCTGGGCCTGCACACGAGGCCCTGACCGGCCGCCCCCGTAAGGCGGCGGCCGTACGGAGAGGGGCCTGCATGGGCTGGACGGTCCTCTACATCGCGTTCGGGTTCGTCGCGCTGTGGCTGCTGGCTGAAGTACTGCTCCAGAACAAGGCGCGGCTGCGCTGGCGGCTGGTCGCCTTCGCGGGCTTCGCCGGTGTGGTCGCGGGCGTGCTGCTGTCCTCGGTGCCCGTCATCGGGGTCGGCGCGGCCGCCTTCGCCGTCGGCCAGACCCTGGTGACCCTCTCCTTCCGGCGCGGCTTCGACGCGGGCTGGGCGCTTCGCAAGAAGCCGGCCGTCACCCGCCGCCGCGGCGGCGCCGAGCGGCCGGCCGAGGAGCCCGCCCTGCGGGTCACCGCGCTCGACTACGACGCGGACACCTCCGACGACGCGGCGGACGGGATGCCGTCGGAAGCGGGCCACGGGCAGGACCCGGCCGAGACGGCCGCGTTCCCCGCCCCGTTCGGCGGCGGCGACGCCTACGCGGCGCCCTACGGGGAGCAGTCCGCCACCGGCTACCCCGAGGCCGCCTACTACGACCCGCAGCAGCCCGCGGGCGGCCACCAGGACCCGTACGGCGTCCCGTACGCGGCCACGTACGACTACGGCACCGGCGAGCAGCCCGCCTACCCGGCCTACTCCGACCCGTACATCGGCACCGGCGGGGCGACCCAGCCGGACGCGCAGGGGTACGCCGCCTACGCCCCGCAGCCGGACCCGTACTTCGGCGCGGGCCAGGACACCTACCAGAGCTACCAGGACCCGTACACGAGCCACCAGTACGCGATGGACACCCCGCCCGGCGGGGTGTGGGTGCCGGCCCAGCGCGACGTGGAGCCGCAGGCGTACCCGGCCGGCCCGGGCCAGGTGCCCGAGCAGGGCCAGGAACAGGGCCAGGCCTACCCGTACCAGGGCACCGGCGAGTACGAGCAGTACCGCTACTGAGCCCGCCGGCCCTCCGCGGCCGACCCCGCCCCGCCCGGACCCGGTCCGCGCGGGGCGGTCGCTTTCTCCGGGGCGGCTGGCCGGAGCCGCGGAAGTCCGCGGGGGCGGCTACCGGGAGCCGCGGAAGTCCGCGCCCTCCACGATCAGCCCGGCCACCAAGGCCCCGGACATCCCGGCGTGCGCGAGTCCGCCGCCGGGGTGCGCGCCGCCGCCCGCGAGGTACAGCCCGGGCAGCGCCGTGGAGTTGGCCGGGTGCAGCAGCCGCCCGTCCGCGCCCGCGAGGGCCGGGGCCGGCACCGCGCCGCCGAGCGCTCCCGTGGCCTCCTCGTCGTCGGCCGGGGTGCGCACCTCGTGCCACAGCAGCCGCTCCCGCAGCCCCGGTACGGCGGCCCCGGCCGCGTCGAGCAGCTCGGCGGCGCCGAACCGGTCGCCGGGTCCGGCCACCGCGCGCACCGTCACCGCCTCGTGGTCCGCGTCCGGGCGGGTGCCAGGGTCGTCGGGCCGCAGCACGGTGACGGCGGGTCGGCCGTCCGCGGCGTGCACCAGGGTGCGGTGCACGGCGTCGGCGGGCCGGGCGCCGCGCAGCGCGCACAACACGGTGATCCGGCCGGTGCCGGCCGCGCCGGGCTCGGGCCGCCGGGCGCCGTCGGGCCACAGCTCGCGGCCCGGCAGCAGCCCGGCCAGCGCGCGTGGATCGATCCCGGAGACCACCGCGTCGGCGGCGCTCTCGCGGCCGTCGGCCAGCTCCAGGCCGGCCGCCCGGCCGTCCCGGACGGCCACGCCGGTCACCTCGGCGCCGAACGCGAACTCCACCCGGCGTTCCAGGCAGCGCTCGTACACCGCGGTCGCCAGCGCCCGGATGCCGCCGCGCACGTACCAGCTGCCGAAGGTCTGCTCCATGTACGGGAGCACCGCGGCGGCGGCGGGCGCGGTCCGCGGGTCCAGGCCGTAGGCCAGCACCCGGTTCTCCAGCAGCTCGGCCACCGGGCCGCCGAGTTCGCGGGCGGCGGCCTCGGCCAGCGTGGGGGGCCGTCGGCGCAGCAGCCCGCTCTTGCGCACCGCCGGGTACGGGTCGCGGCCCAGCACCTGCCAGTCGGCCCGCAGGGGCTCTTCCAGCAGCGGTCGGCGGGTGGCGTCCCAGGCGTCCCGGGCGCGGTTCAGGAAGGCCGCCCAGCGCTCGCCGGCGCCCTCGCCGAATGCCTCGTCGAGGGCCGCGGCCACGCCGCCGCGGGAGATGCCCGGCAGGGTGACCGTCGTCCGGTCGGCCAGGACATGGCGGACGGCCGGGTCGACCTGGACGGTCTCCACCCGGCTTTCGAGGGGCTGCTTGCCGGTCTTGACGAACAGGTCGCGGTAGACCGCGGGCAGGTGCAGCAGCCCCGGCCCGGTGTCGAAGGCGAAGCCGTCGCGGGTGTACTGCCCTACGGCTCCGCCGTAGGTCGCCCCGCGCTCGTGGACCGTCACCTGATGCCCTGCCACGGCCAGCCGGGCGGCCGCCGCCATCGCGCCCATCCCGGCGCCGATCACCGCAATTCGTGCCATGCCCGCGACTGTATCGGCCGTGGTCAGCCGGGTGGCAGCCCGGCCCTGACGGCCTGGGCCAGCCGCTTCTCCTCCCTGCGCTGGGCCCGGCGGCGCAGGTAGCGGCGGATCCGGGTCCAGAGGAAGACGAGCAGCACGATCCCGGCGATCAGGAGCGCGGCCGCGATGGACGCGGCGGCCACCGGGTAGAAGATCGCGAAGGTCACGAGGCCGGCGACGCCGAGGTCCTCGGCGGTGCTCATCACGACGTTGCTGAAGGGCTCGGGCGAGGTGTTGATCGCCATCCGGGTGCCGGCCTTGACGAAATGGCTGGCCAGCGCGGTGGAACCGCCGACGGCACCGGCCGCGAGATCGGACAGCGAGCCGCTCTGGCCGGCGAGCAGCGCGCCCACCACGGCCCCGGAGACGGGTCTGATCACGGTGTGCACGGCGTCCCACGCCGAGTCCACGTACGGGATCTTGTCGGCGACGGCCTCGCAGAGGAAGAGCACGCCCGCGACCAGGAGCACGTCGGTGCGCTGGAGGGATTCGGGCACCTCGTCGGTCAGCCCGGTCGCGCCGAAGACGCCGAGCAGGAGGACCACCGCGTAGGCGTTGATCCCGCTGGCCCAGCCGCTGGTGAAGACCAGGGGGAGCACACTCACCCGGTCATCATGCCCCACGGGGGCACGGACGCGTGAGGGGGCGCCGTCCCGGGACGGCGCCCCCTCACGGGAACTCGTGCGGGCTCAGTGGCCCTGTTGTTCGTCGCGGCGGCGCTGCCACCGCTGCTCGATCCGGTTCATCACCGACCGGCGCTGCCGGCCCTGACCGCCGCGGCCCGTGCCGCCGGCGGTGCCGGGGGGAGGCTGCTCACCCGGTTTGGGGGCTTTGCGCCAACCGGTGACCGCGAGGACCGCACAGCCCAGCATGACGAGGAAGCCCACCACGCTGATCCAGATCAGGCTCTGCGCGACCATACCGGTCATGAGGAGCGCGATACCCACCAGAAAGCCTGCGACCGCCTGGTAGACCCGTCGCCGGGTGTACGTACGCAGCCCGCTTCCCTCAAGCGCTGTCGCGAACTTGGGATCTTCGGCGTACAGCGCTCGCTCCATCTGCTCGAGCATGCGCTGCTCGTGCTCCGAGAGCGGCACGGGAGTCCTCCTCATCCGTCGGTCGCGCGGGGTAGCGACCGGGGGTCCCCTCCAGGATAGGCAGGGAAGCGCCCCCGTGACACCCGCCCTCTACGCCACTTCGCCAAAACCGTACCGTCGAGCGGGCGGTCATTGAGGCGCTTATTCCCCAACCATCGATCCGCCATGCCGGTCCGGTCCCCCGATCATACGGGGCCGACCGGCGGAACGGAGGGTCTGTGGCGTACTCCATGCGGGACTGCGTCGCAGATCAGGAGTGCTTCCGGCCGAGGACGTGCAGCTGGGTGGCCACCGCGTGGAAGGCGGGGAGTTCCGCCGCGGCCTCCTCCAGCTTCAGGAGGGCTTCCACGGCGCCCGGCTCGGTGTCCACGAGAACGCCCGGCACGAGGTCCGCGAAGACCCGTACGCCGTGCACCGAGCCCACCTTCAGGCCGGCGTCTCCGACCAGCGCGGAGAGCTGCTCGGCGGTGAACCGGCGGGGCACCGGGTCGCCCGCGCCCCAGCGGCCGGCCGGGTCGGTCAGGGCCGTGCGGGCCTCGGTGAAGTGGCCGGCGAGGGCGCGCGCCAGCACCGCGCCGCCCAGGCCCGCGGCGAGCAGGCTCAGGGTGCCGCCCTCGCGCAGCGCGGTGACGGTGTTGGCCACGCCCTCGGCCGGGTCGTCCACGTACTCCAGCACGCCGTGGCAGAGCACGACGTCGTACGCGTCGCGCTCGACCACGTCCAGCAGGCCCTGGGCATCGCCCTGGACCCCGGTGACCAGGTCCGCGACGCCGGCCTCGGCGACGCGGCGCTCCAGGCCGAACAGCGCGTTCGGGCTGGGGTCGACCACGGTGACGCGGTGGCCGAGGCGGGCGAGCTGCACCGCGAACATCCCGGTGCCGCCGCCCGTGTCGAGCACGTCCAGGACATCCCTGCCGGTCGCCTTGACCTGCTGATCCAGGGCCTCCTTCAGGACCTCCCACACCACTGCGGTGCGGAGGGAGGCGCGGGGGCGGGAAGTGTCCGACACGGCTGATGACTCCTCGGCGGGGAACCGCCGCGGGCGGCGGGGATGGGAACACGGCATGCGTGATCCACCCTATTGCCTCCCGCGCCCCGAGCGGGCTCCGGGCGTGGGGCACGTCTTCACGCACCCCACTTTCCCGGGACCGCTTTGCGGATCATCCCGCGTCGGGCTGCTCCGTCCGCGGCTGGGGCAGGGTCGGCGGCAGGGCGAGCATCCGCTCGACCAGACGCAGGAACATCGAGGCGGCGCGCAGCAGGTCGTCGGCGTCGCGACTGGTCGCCGCGTCGGCTATGCCGGCCTCGGCACGGGCCCGGCGGGCCGCACCGGAGGCGAAGAGGGCGCTCCATTCGGTGAGCTCGGGGGCGAGCTCCGGCAGCAGCTCCCAGGCGCTGCGGATCTGCGGCCGACGGCGCGGCCGGACGGGCTCGGGCCTGGCCCGGGCGGCGAGGACGGCGGCCGCGGTGCGCAGCGCGGCGAGGTGGGCGGTGGCGTAGCGCTCGTGCGGCAGGTCCAGCAGGGCGGCTTCGTCGAGACCGCGGTGGGCCTTGGTGAGCAGGTCGAGTGCCGCGGGCGGGGCCGAGGCCCGGCGGAGGACGGGGTGGACATCGATCGGGGGCACCGCCCAGCCGTAGCCGGGGGAAGGTGCTGCCATGACGTGCCTCCTGTCTTCGTCGTGTGGGTCCATCGTGAAGGGCCCCACTGACAATCGGTCTGACCTGGGGCTTTGACGGGGAGGTCGGGGCTGCGTAGTTTTTGAACTGACTGGTCAGTTCAAAAAAGGGAGGGGAGTGGCGTGGAACACACGCCCGGGGCGGCCGTCAAGGCCGAGGACTTCGGACTGAAGGGCCCGCGCGGCTGGGTGTTCCAGGGCGTGCACCTCGACGCCGGGGCCGGCTCGCTGATCGCGGTGGAGGGGCCGTCGGGCTCCGGCCGCACCTGCCTGCTGCTCGCCCTCACCGGCCGGATGAAGCCGACGGCCGGCCACGCGGAGACCGGCGGCCACCGGCTGCCGAAGAAGATGGCCGCCGTCCGCCGGATCTGCGGGCTCGGGCCGGTGCCCGGGGTCACGGACCTCGACCCCGCGCTGACCGTCGCCGAGCAGCTCCGGGAGCGGGCCCTGCTCCAGGGCCGCTTCGGCGGACCGGTCCGCGCCCTGCTGCGGCCCCGCTCCGAGCGCGCCGGGCAGCTCGCCGCCCGCGTCGAGGAGGCCCTCGCCGCCGTCGGCCTGGAACTGGACGCCCTGCCCAAGGGACCCCGCACCTCGGTGCGCGACCTGACGCGCCTGGAGGAGCTGCGGCTCTCCATAGCCCTCGCGCTGATCTCCCGCCCCCGGCTGCTCGCCGTGGACGACGCGGACCTCAAGCTGTCGAACGCGGAGCGGGCCGAGGCCTGGGAGCTGCTCCGCTCGATCGCGGCCCGCGGCACCACCGTCCTCGCGGTGTGCAGCGAGGCCCCGGCCGACGCGGTCGTCCTGCGCACGACCGCCGCCCCGGCCGACCCGAAGTCGGACGCCGACCCGGAGCCGGGCCTCGACCCGGAGCCGGGCCCCGACCACGAGCCGGAGTCGGAGCCAGACCCAGACCCGGACCCGGACCCCGAGTCCGACCCGGACCCCGAGTCCGACCCGGACCCCGAGTCCGACTCCGAGAAGCAGCCCGGTGGGGCCTCCGGGCAGGAGACCGATGAGAAGGGGGCGGCCGATGCGCTCGCCGAAGCTCGCCGCTCTTGAGCTCAAGCGCTTCGCCCGGGGCCGGATGCCGCGGGCCGCGCTCGTCGCGCTGCTCCTCCTGCCGCTGCTGTACGGCGCCCTCTACCTCTGGTCCTTCTGGGACCCGTACAGCCGCCTGGACAAGGTCCCGGTCGCCCTGGTCAACGCCGACAGGGGCGCGGTCGTCGACGGCAAGCGCATCGACGCCGGGGACGAGATCACCAAGGGGCTCCACGACAGCAGGACCTTCGACTGGCGTGAGGTCGGCGCCGACGAGGCCCGCGAGGGTCTCGAAGAGGGCCGCTACTACCTCTCGCTGACCATGCCGGCGGACTTCAGCACCCGGATCGCGTCCAGCTCCGGCGACTCCCCGGAGACCGGCGCCCTCCAGGTCCGGACGAACGACTCCAACAACTACGTCGTCGGCTCGATCTCCAAGGCCGTCTTCTCCGAGGTCCGCGCCTCCGCGTCGAGCAACGCCTCGCGCACCTTCCTCGACAAGATCTTCATCTCCTTCTCCGACCTCCACGGCAAGACCCAGGAGGCCGCCGACGGCGCCGACCGGCTGAGCGACGGCATCGACAGGGCCAAGGAGGGCTCCAAGAGCCTCGCCGACGGCCTGACCACCGCCAAGGAGAAGACCGGCGAACTCACCGGCGGCCTGCGCAAGCTCAACACCGCCGCCGGCCGCCTGGAGACCGGCACGCAGGCCGTCGCCGACGGCACCCAGTCCCTCGCCGACAAGGTCAACGGCCTGTCCCGCACGGCCCGTCCGTTCCTCAAGGACAACACCCGGCAGATCGCGGACACCGCCGAACTCGTCGCGGACACCGCCAAGACCGTCCGCAACCACCTCGGCACCTTCGCCAAGGCCGCCCCCGCCGCCGAGCGCGCCGCCAAGGCCGCCTCCGAAGACCTCGACGACGTGTACGCGGACCTCTGCACGGGCGGCGCCGAACCCCTGGCCGCCTGCCCCAGGCTGAAGGCCGCCAAGGAAGCCGCCGCCGAGGCCGCCGAACTCGCCACCGACGTCAACACCCTGGTCGAGGACGCCGACGGCGATCTGGCCACGCTCGACCGCCAGCTGGCGGCCCTGGAGAAGAAGGCCCGCGAGCTCGTCGAGAAGGCCCCGGGCCTCGCCGACGACCTGGACGCGGCCGTCGCAGGCGTCAACGCGCTCAACACCGGCGCGCACAAGGTCGCCACCGGCATGGCGCAGCTCCACACCGGCCTCGGCTCCGCCACCAGCGGCTCCGCGGGCATCGACAGCGGCGTCGGCCGCCTCAACGACGGCGCCCACAGCCTCGACGGCGGCATCTTCAAGCTCGTCGACGGCTCCGACGAACTCGCCGGCGGCCTCCACGACGGCGTCGCCAAGATCCCCGACTACGACAAGCGGCAGCGCGACCAGCGCACCGAGGTGATGGCCGACCCGGTCCAGCTCGCCGCGCAGTCCCTGCACAAGGCCCCGAACTACGGCACCGGCTTCGCCCCCTACTTCATCCCGCTCTCCCTGTGGGTCGGCGCGATGGTGGCGTACATGCTGATCCAGCCGCTCAACCGGCGGGCCCTGGCCGCGGGCGCCTCCGCCTGGCGGATCGCCCTCGCCGGCTGGCTGCCGGTCGCCGGCATCGGCGCCCTCCAGGTGGCCGCGCTGATGTCCGTACTGCACTGGGGGCTCGGCCTGGAGATGGCCGCGCCCGC
It contains:
- a CDS encoding ATP-binding cassette domain-containing protein, whose amino-acid sequence is MEHTPGAAVKAEDFGLKGPRGWVFQGVHLDAGAGSLIAVEGPSGSGRTCLLLALTGRMKPTAGHAETGGHRLPKKMAAVRRICGLGPVPGVTDLDPALTVAEQLRERALLQGRFGGPVRALLRPRSERAGQLAARVEEALAAVGLELDALPKGPRTSVRDLTRLEELRLSIALALISRPRLLAVDDADLKLSNAERAEAWELLRSIAARGTTVLAVCSEAPADAVVLRTTAAPADPKSDADPEPGLDPEPGPDHEPESEPDPDPDPDPESDPDPESDPDPESDSEKQPGGASGQETDEKGAADALAEARRS
- a CDS encoding YhgE/Pip domain-containing protein, with protein sequence MRSPKLAALELKRFARGRMPRAALVALLLLPLLYGALYLWSFWDPYSRLDKVPVALVNADRGAVVDGKRIDAGDEITKGLHDSRTFDWREVGADEAREGLEEGRYYLSLTMPADFSTRIASSSGDSPETGALQVRTNDSNNYVVGSISKAVFSEVRASASSNASRTFLDKIFISFSDLHGKTQEAADGADRLSDGIDRAKEGSKSLADGLTTAKEKTGELTGGLRKLNTAAGRLETGTQAVADGTQSLADKVNGLSRTARPFLKDNTRQIADTAELVADTAKTVRNHLGTFAKAAPAAERAAKAASEDLDDVYADLCTGGAEPLAACPRLKAAKEAAAEAAELATDVNTLVEDADGDLATLDRQLAALEKKARELVEKAPGLADDLDAAVAGVNALNTGAHKVATGMAQLHTGLGSATSGSAGIDSGVGRLNDGAHSLDGGIFKLVDGSDELAGGLHDGVAKIPDYDKRQRDQRTEVMADPVQLAAQSLHKAPNYGTGFAPYFIPLSLWVGAMVAYMLIQPLNRRALAAGASAWRIALAGWLPVAGIGALQVAALMSVLHWGLGLEMAAPALTVGFLVLVTGCFAAVVQWLNAKFGAAGRILVLVALMLQLTSAGGTYPVQTSPGFFNAIHPYLPMSYVVESLRRLITGGDLTPVLTGSAVLVAFTAAALALTALAARGKQVWTMDRLHPELSL